In Brevibacillus brevis, a genomic segment contains:
- the panB gene encoding 3-methyl-2-oxobutanoate hydroxymethyltransferase, with protein MANGNKPVTTYDIRKKKEANVPITMMTAYDYPSAKLVEEAGVDMILVGDSLGMVVLGYDSTIPVTMEDMVHHTKAVTRAAKRALVVTDLPFLSYHGTMEEAVKNAGRLMQEGGAKAVKLEGGRELAPLIERCVQAGIPVVGHIGLTPQSVHQLGGYKVQGRDLAAAQRLLEDALSLQAAGAFAVVLECVPEEVTGMIAKKLEIPVIGIGAGVACDGQVLVFHDVVGYASQLTPKFVKRYADIGETIREAVSSYVKEVEARSFPAAEHVFHASEDTIKQLYGEGVAQS; from the coding sequence ATGGCAAATGGCAACAAACCGGTGACGACCTACGACATTCGAAAAAAGAAAGAGGCAAACGTCCCCATCACCATGATGACGGCGTATGACTATCCTTCCGCCAAGCTGGTCGAGGAAGCGGGAGTGGACATGATATTGGTTGGGGATTCGCTCGGAATGGTCGTACTTGGATACGACTCGACGATCCCGGTGACGATGGAGGATATGGTTCACCATACGAAGGCAGTGACCCGCGCGGCGAAGCGGGCATTGGTAGTGACCGACCTGCCGTTTCTCAGCTATCACGGAACAATGGAAGAGGCAGTAAAAAATGCCGGCCGACTGATGCAGGAAGGCGGAGCAAAGGCGGTCAAGCTGGAAGGCGGCCGCGAACTCGCTCCATTGATCGAACGCTGTGTGCAGGCCGGAATTCCGGTCGTGGGGCATATCGGGTTGACCCCCCAGTCTGTCCACCAATTGGGCGGCTACAAAGTGCAAGGGCGTGACTTGGCGGCTGCACAGCGCCTCCTCGAAGATGCGCTCTCCCTGCAGGCCGCGGGAGCTTTTGCCGTGGTTTTGGAGTGCGTGCCGGAAGAAGTGACGGGAATGATTGCGAAAAAACTGGAGATTCCGGTCATTGGAATCGGTGCAGGCGTTGCGTGCGATGGACAAGTATTGGTCTTCCATGACGTCGTCGGGTACGCGTCCCAACTGACTCCGAAGTTCGTGAAGAGATATGCCGACATCGGGGAGACGATCCGTGAGGCTGTATCCAGCTACGTCAAGGAAGTAGAAGCACGCAGCTTCCCCGCGGCGGAGCACGTCTTCCACGCCTCGGAGGATACGATCAAACAGCTGTACGGAGAAGGAGTGGCCCAATCATGA
- the panC gene encoding pantoate--beta-alanine ligase: MIETMRQINTIAEMRVHINEAKRQGKKVGFVPTMGYLHEGHLSLVRAARETCDLVVMSIFVNPLQFGPNEDFDRYPRDIERDRELARSAGVDLLFTPEVREMYPRPMLTNVSVATVTEPLCGRSRPGHFDGVATVVAKLFQIVQPDYAFFGQKDAQQVAVVTQMTYDLSMPVQVVPCPIVREADGLAMSSRNVYLSLEERSQALVLSRSLKQAEAWLAEGMAIREIRDGLIRMISEMPLASIDYVEVLGYPDLAPVDKPSKGDSIIVALAVRFGKTRLIDNLITTI; encoded by the coding sequence ATGATTGAAACCATGCGCCAAATCAATACGATCGCCGAGATGCGCGTCCATATAAACGAGGCCAAACGGCAAGGTAAGAAAGTCGGTTTCGTACCGACGATGGGGTACTTGCATGAGGGGCATTTGAGCCTCGTGCGTGCGGCAAGAGAAACCTGCGATCTGGTCGTCATGAGCATCTTCGTCAACCCGCTGCAGTTCGGTCCGAACGAAGACTTTGACCGGTATCCGCGCGATATCGAGCGGGACAGGGAGCTGGCCAGATCGGCGGGGGTCGACCTGCTGTTCACCCCCGAAGTGAGGGAGATGTATCCGCGGCCGATGTTGACCAATGTATCGGTCGCCACCGTTACCGAGCCGCTGTGCGGAAGGTCCCGTCCCGGACATTTTGACGGAGTGGCTACAGTCGTGGCCAAGCTGTTCCAGATCGTCCAGCCGGATTACGCCTTCTTCGGTCAGAAAGATGCGCAACAGGTAGCTGTCGTCACGCAAATGACGTACGACCTGTCGATGCCGGTTCAGGTCGTCCCTTGCCCGATTGTACGGGAGGCGGATGGCTTGGCCATGAGCTCGCGCAATGTCTACTTGTCTTTGGAAGAGCGAAGCCAAGCGCTCGTTTTGTCTCGCAGCCTGAAGCAGGCGGAAGCCTGGCTGGCGGAAGGGATGGCAATCCGTGAAATTCGCGATGGCCTGATCCGCATGATTTCGGAAATGCCGCTCGCTTCGATCGATTACGTCGAGGTGCTGGGCTATCCCGATCTGGCGCCGGTCGACAAGCCTTCTAAGGGCGATTCGATTATTGTGGCGCTCGCTGTCCGTTTCGGAAAGACACGGTTGATCGACAATCTGATCACGACCATCTGA
- the panD gene encoding aspartate 1-decarboxylase, with protein sequence MFRTMMKAKIHRATVTEANLNYVGSITIDKNLLDALDILPGEKVQIVNNNNGARLETYVIEGAPGSGVICLNGAAARLVQEGDIVIIIAYAMMTDEEARTFKPRVAIMDENNQIKEMIGEEVHGTVL encoded by the coding sequence TTGTTTCGCACAATGATGAAGGCAAAAATTCACCGTGCAACGGTAACGGAAGCGAATTTGAACTACGTCGGCTCCATCACGATCGACAAAAACCTGTTGGACGCGCTGGATATTTTGCCGGGAGAAAAGGTACAAATTGTCAATAACAACAACGGCGCCAGACTGGAAACGTACGTCATTGAAGGGGCGCCAGGCAGCGGCGTAATCTGCCTGAACGGGGCGGCAGCCCGACTGGTTCAGGAAGGCGACATTGTGATCATCATTGCCTATGCCATGATGACAGACGAGGAAGCGCGCACGTTCAAACCGCGCGTCGCGATTATGGATGAGAACAATCAAATCAAGGAAATGATTGGGGAAGAAGTCCACGGTACGGTATTGTAG
- a CDS encoding tetratricopeptide repeat protein, whose protein sequence is MKIEEWFQTLKNKAELIESKWAGATEQERIQLADQLFYLRQVSDTVVDLWLQFEERLSNAIRRIKQMEGQLPSEGNQVQAAATQENAAKHAKPPEADGEDTISQKETVPYEPMFRRGEGFYHLRMYQDAKKCFAELIRESPDWESGRLYYAYSLLFCEERESAFREFRLLSRSASSPAVMAISYNAIGCILAEEEQWLEAAQAFKASLEARPDQEEARYNLALCYLKDGDAQEALEEAERCLLKDESDWEAQMLWLRAAQMLQAMDETAELAPPSPLQLPTRDLGTDTLQEMASLYESVGNYHRAQICYHFLAERLPREGWTWHGLAWNTWLISGTRRALTLMKKAISLAPHEDDFTFSYGWMQLFDGKAEQAVAAFRKMLENNRDNRLGQSGMISAYEKLGELQAAKKLAKEFTEDPEPYIRSLGYFHLGRLAVVEENWRLAEQYFQRTLPHANLIREVPIYMQLCASKLGEQNRQSGQLQPSLQLQAGNPPVVAEE, encoded by the coding sequence GTGAAAATCGAAGAATGGTTCCAGACTCTGAAGAATAAAGCGGAACTCATTGAAAGCAAATGGGCGGGTGCAACAGAACAGGAGCGAATTCAGCTTGCCGACCAGCTGTTTTACTTGCGGCAGGTCAGCGATACGGTCGTTGACCTGTGGCTGCAGTTTGAGGAGCGCCTGTCGAATGCCATACGGCGAATCAAGCAGATGGAGGGGCAACTGCCATCGGAGGGCAATCAGGTGCAGGCGGCGGCGACTCAAGAGAATGCTGCCAAGCATGCTAAGCCGCCGGAAGCGGACGGAGAGGACACTATCAGTCAAAAGGAGACCGTACCTTACGAGCCGATGTTTCGGCGCGGAGAGGGCTTTTATCATCTGCGCATGTACCAGGACGCCAAAAAATGCTTTGCCGAGCTGATCCGCGAATCGCCGGATTGGGAAAGCGGACGATTGTACTACGCCTACAGCCTGCTGTTTTGCGAAGAGCGGGAGAGCGCCTTCCGAGAATTTCGCTTGCTGAGCCGTTCTGCCAGCTCTCCGGCTGTCATGGCAATCAGCTACAATGCCATCGGGTGCATTCTCGCGGAGGAGGAGCAATGGCTGGAAGCAGCTCAGGCTTTCAAGGCATCGCTGGAAGCGAGACCCGACCAAGAAGAGGCGCGCTACAACTTGGCTCTCTGCTACTTGAAAGACGGGGACGCTCAGGAGGCTTTGGAGGAAGCGGAGCGCTGCCTGCTAAAGGATGAGAGTGACTGGGAAGCACAAATGCTTTGGCTGCGAGCGGCTCAGATGTTGCAGGCCATGGATGAGACGGCCGAATTGGCGCCTCCTTCCCCGCTGCAATTGCCGACGCGCGACCTGGGTACCGACACGCTTCAAGAGATGGCTTCTCTTTACGAATCGGTCGGAAATTATCACCGGGCGCAGATTTGCTATCACTTTTTGGCGGAAAGGCTGCCGCGGGAAGGCTGGACCTGGCATGGTCTCGCATGGAATACTTGGCTGATCTCCGGGACGAGGAGGGCCTTGACCCTCATGAAAAAGGCAATCAGCCTCGCGCCGCACGAAGATGACTTTACGTTCAGCTACGGTTGGATGCAGCTGTTCGACGGCAAAGCGGAACAAGCAGTGGCCGCCTTCCGCAAAATGCTGGAGAACAACAGGGACAACCGGCTAGGGCAGTCGGGGATGATTTCTGCGTACGAGAAGCTGGGCGAGCTGCAGGCAGCCAAAAAGCTGGCGAAAGAGTTTACGGAGGATCCTGAGCCGTACATCCGTTCTTTGGGCTATTTTCATCTCGGCCGCCTTGCGGTTGTAGAAGAAAATTGGCGGTTGGCGGAACAGTACTTCCAGCGTACTCTGCCGCATGCCAACCTGATCCGGGAGGTCCCCATCTACATGCAGCTGTGCGCAAGCAAGCTAGGAGAACAAAATCGGCAAAGCGGGCAGCTTCAGCCTTCCCTGCAACTGCAAGCAGGAAATCCCCCGGTTGTTGCCGAAGAGTGA
- the dinG gene encoding ATP-dependent DNA helicase DinG, translating to MNRLLVVDFETTGSHPRQGDSIIQIGAVAIDDGQVTDSLSTLVNPGQPIPPFITQLTGITDEMVADAPTLEEVFPRLLRLLDGRAFVAHNASFDLQFLQEALLSQGYYAFDGYVLDTVELSRLILPTQNSYRLGELASDLEIAHDHPHQADSDAMATAELFLHLMNILKSLPLVTIQRLQMLVSSFRSDIGSLLRFIEMEKLVSIPEMDAEPGKNDGEEMWDVYRQLALRKREEKLTASLKPQRRAETPMSPFSEMLEGIIGERGSLPVRVAGYQRREAQEAMMNAVFDAMQDGVHLLVEAGTGTGKSLGYLIPGIIWAKQNQQPLVVSTNTIQLQEQLFHKEILTLQQTLPFDFRASTLKGRGNYLCLRKFEQALEEPVEGSSQEMRMVKGQMLVWLTQTRTGDVEELSMPPAGQLFWQQVKSDTGSCLNRACPWFSRCYYFQAKERARDAEVLIVNHALLISDLQAESRILPPYEVAIIDEAHHLEDAATQHLGKQFTTTQLLFLFDRASVEPDGALTRYVAEWESWLGSPQSSLQEQLAALVPLSARMREKAQYWTQLLYAWASDRAEETTDAGRETVRYRAESFTGKHERIRKSTRKLIESMTAFAEGMEKLLEGVPVEEKPPFAVSSLRTDLSGLLGDWQKVVELLHFFLLEQDPQYVYWMEVESRTARKQVHLSAALLDVSESLAEPLFGQKRSLILTSATLTVKNSFSYVMNRFGLDKLPENRVRTLALPSPFAYDQQGLLLIPSDFPAPGKDSDQAYFEAVVQGCIDVVQATKGRTMILLTSHSMLRMVYQAMKERFAESGESYTLLGHGIDSNNRSKLVGLFQTIERSVLLGTSSFWEGVDIPGEALSSLVIVRLPFTPPNHPVYQGRADFLKAEGKNAFMSLALPQAVIMFKQGVGRLIRHQLDRGVVIVFDTRIVESRYGRSFLQSLPPYQVESGPWPELRERIEPFLGMTTLPDS from the coding sequence TTGAATCGATTACTGGTAGTAGACTTTGAAACGACGGGAAGCCATCCGCGTCAAGGAGACAGCATCATCCAGATCGGCGCCGTAGCCATTGATGACGGCCAAGTGACGGACAGCCTCTCTACCTTGGTAAATCCGGGGCAGCCTATCCCGCCTTTTATTACGCAATTGACTGGCATTACCGACGAAATGGTCGCGGACGCACCGACGCTGGAAGAGGTGTTTCCGCGCCTGCTGCGGTTATTGGATGGCAGGGCTTTTGTGGCCCACAATGCCAGCTTTGATCTCCAATTTTTGCAAGAAGCCCTGCTGAGCCAGGGCTATTATGCGTTTGACGGGTATGTGCTGGATACGGTCGAGCTGTCGCGGCTGATCCTGCCTACCCAAAACAGCTACCGACTAGGTGAGCTGGCATCCGATCTGGAAATTGCCCACGACCATCCCCATCAGGCAGACAGCGACGCGATGGCAACAGCCGAATTGTTCCTGCATCTGATGAACATCCTGAAGAGCTTGCCATTGGTGACCATCCAGCGCCTTCAGATGCTGGTGTCCTCCTTTCGCTCGGATATCGGGTCCCTTTTGAGGTTTATCGAAATGGAAAAGCTCGTGTCCATCCCGGAGATGGATGCAGAGCCGGGCAAAAACGACGGGGAGGAAATGTGGGACGTATACCGACAGCTGGCGCTGCGCAAGCGCGAGGAGAAGCTGACAGCCTCCTTAAAGCCGCAACGCCGAGCGGAGACCCCGATGTCCCCTTTTTCTGAAATGCTGGAGGGAATTATCGGTGAACGGGGCAGTTTGCCTGTCCGTGTAGCCGGTTACCAGCGCCGGGAGGCCCAGGAAGCCATGATGAACGCAGTGTTCGACGCCATGCAGGATGGCGTTCATCTCCTGGTGGAAGCGGGTACGGGTACGGGAAAATCATTGGGATATCTCATTCCCGGCATTATTTGGGCCAAGCAAAATCAGCAGCCATTGGTGGTCAGCACGAACACGATCCAACTCCAGGAGCAGCTGTTTCATAAAGAGATTTTGACCTTGCAGCAGACGCTCCCGTTTGATTTTCGGGCATCGACATTGAAAGGCAGAGGGAATTATTTGTGCCTGCGAAAGTTCGAGCAGGCGCTGGAAGAGCCGGTCGAAGGCAGCAGCCAGGAGATGCGAATGGTCAAAGGACAAATGCTGGTCTGGCTCACACAGACCCGGACTGGCGACGTCGAGGAACTCAGCATGCCGCCTGCAGGGCAGCTTTTTTGGCAGCAAGTCAAGAGCGACACCGGCTCCTGTCTGAACCGTGCTTGCCCGTGGTTCAGCCGCTGCTATTACTTTCAGGCGAAGGAGCGGGCGAGGGACGCGGAGGTTTTAATCGTCAACCATGCGCTTCTCATCAGCGATTTGCAGGCGGAGAGCAGAATCCTGCCGCCGTACGAAGTGGCCATTATCGACGAGGCGCACCACCTGGAGGACGCGGCGACCCAGCACCTGGGCAAGCAGTTTACGACTACGCAGCTGCTGTTTCTGTTCGACAGGGCATCCGTGGAACCGGACGGGGCACTGACCCGGTACGTGGCAGAGTGGGAGAGCTGGCTTGGTTCGCCGCAGAGCAGTCTGCAGGAACAATTGGCGGCGCTTGTTCCACTGTCGGCCCGTATGCGGGAAAAGGCCCAGTACTGGACGCAGCTGTTGTATGCGTGGGCATCCGATCGGGCGGAGGAGACGACGGATGCGGGACGGGAAACGGTCCGATACCGCGCCGAATCGTTCACGGGCAAGCATGAAAGAATCCGCAAGTCGACGCGCAAGCTCATCGAGAGTATGACTGCGTTTGCCGAGGGAATGGAAAAACTTCTAGAAGGAGTCCCGGTGGAAGAAAAACCGCCGTTTGCCGTGAGCAGCTTGCGAACGGATCTTTCCGGACTCCTCGGCGACTGGCAAAAAGTCGTGGAGCTGCTGCACTTCTTTTTGCTGGAGCAGGATCCGCAGTATGTCTACTGGATGGAGGTAGAGTCCCGCACGGCCCGCAAGCAGGTTCACCTGTCGGCTGCCTTGCTGGACGTCTCCGAATCGCTGGCAGAGCCGCTCTTTGGCCAAAAGCGCAGCTTGATTCTCACTTCCGCCACCTTGACCGTGAAAAACAGCTTTTCTTACGTCATGAACCGATTTGGGCTGGACAAGCTGCCGGAAAATCGGGTGAGGACATTGGCGCTTCCTTCGCCTTTTGCCTACGACCAGCAAGGATTGCTGCTGATTCCGTCTGATTTTCCGGCACCTGGAAAGGACAGCGACCAAGCGTATTTCGAAGCGGTCGTTCAAGGTTGCATCGATGTCGTCCAGGCGACCAAGGGCCGGACGATGATCCTGCTGACCTCCCACAGCATGCTGCGGATGGTCTACCAGGCCATGAAGGAACGCTTCGCGGAGTCCGGAGAATCGTACACGCTGCTTGGCCACGGGATTGACAGCAACAATCGCAGCAAGCTGGTCGGACTGTTTCAGACAATCGAGCGAAGCGTGCTGCTGGGAACGAGCAGCTTTTGGGAAGGGGTAGACATCCCGGGAGAAGCGCTGAGCAGTCTGGTCATCGTACGGCTGCCCTTTACCCCGCCGAATCACCCTGTCTACCAAGGCAGGGCCGACTTTCTCAAGGCAGAGGGCAAAAACGCGTTTATGTCCCTGGCTTTGCCGCAGGCCGTCATCATGTTCAAGCAAGGAGTGGGCAGGCTGATTCGCCACCAGCTCGACCGCGGTGTCGTCATCGTCTTTGACACGCGGATCGTGGAATCCCGATACGGACGGTCCTTTTTGCAATCGTTGCCTCCCTACCAGGTGGAGAGCGGTCCGTGGCCGGAGCTTCGCGAGAGAATCGAACCGTTTCTGGGCATGACCACCTTGCCGGATTCATAA
- a CDS encoding MBL fold metallo-hydrolase, translating into MGWKTKWRWLLLGFCAAFLFSCTPQSRTQSVVKVEDPYASENEQDFTGLVLTYFALPHGESTLVRLPGGKTMLIDTGRAEDWPVLFERLSERKLTRLDYLVITNDQPEHIGGYPFLEKQFLVDTVILPKLIQSSIENVVPLRPSQKRIALTTQDLPQLGDDVSMQVLLPEEPLFLSPQNNSLVFRLQHKQLRFLFTSGINEKAEERLLEKYGDQLKAEVLKVGDQGSNQGSSQPFLSKVDPQVAIIQTGKLRDKMKDSHTEVLERLGESWAETYITSQDGSITILSNGEDYRIIKQKKQ; encoded by the coding sequence ATGGGATGGAAAACAAAATGGCGCTGGTTGCTTCTGGGATTTTGCGCGGCATTCCTCTTTTCCTGCACGCCCCAGAGTCGGACGCAAAGCGTGGTCAAAGTGGAAGACCCGTATGCCAGTGAGAATGAGCAAGACTTCACCGGTCTTGTCCTTACCTATTTTGCGCTTCCGCACGGAGAAAGCACGCTTGTCCGCCTTCCGGGGGGCAAGACGATGCTGATCGACACGGGACGTGCAGAAGATTGGCCTGTTTTGTTTGAACGCTTGTCGGAACGAAAACTAACGAGGCTCGACTATCTGGTGATCACGAACGATCAACCTGAACATATAGGCGGCTATCCGTTTCTCGAAAAACAGTTTTTGGTCGACACTGTCATTTTGCCCAAGCTGATTCAGTCATCGATTGAAAATGTCGTACCCTTGCGCCCTTCCCAAAAGCGGATAGCCTTGACGACTCAGGATCTGCCGCAGCTGGGAGACGACGTGAGCATGCAGGTGCTGCTTCCGGAGGAGCCATTGTTTCTGTCTCCGCAAAACAATTCGCTCGTCTTTCGGTTGCAGCACAAGCAGCTGCGGTTTTTGTTCACGAGCGGGATCAATGAGAAAGCGGAGGAGCGTCTGCTGGAGAAATACGGCGACCAGCTGAAGGCAGAGGTGCTGAAGGTGGGGGACCAGGGCAGCAATCAAGGTTCGTCCCAGCCTTTTCTCAGCAAGGTCGACCCGCAAGTCGCGATTATCCAGACGGGGAAGCTCCGCGACAAGATGAAGGACAGCCATACGGAAGTCTTGGAGCGGTTGGGCGAATCGTGGGCAGAGACTTACATCACCAGTCAGGACGGATCGATCACGATTTTGTCGAACGGGGAGGATTATCGGATCATCAAGCAAAAAAAGCAATAA
- a CDS encoding redox-sensing transcriptional repressor Rex, producing the protein MAKHEKISEAVVRRLPIYLRYLSYLQQVGVATVSSGQMGKNLDVNPAQIRKDLAAFGDFGKKGIGYDVHYLVENIRQILKLTDEIRVVLVGAGHLGHAISNYNAYLKDNMRIAAIFDCDPQKLGKQVAGISIQPLEELEQTIAEKQIKLAIITVPAPAAQSVCDQLTKAGIKGILNFAPTTIRAPKDVRIHYADVTSNLQSLAYYLS; encoded by the coding sequence GTGGCCAAACACGAAAAAATTTCGGAAGCGGTCGTTCGCCGCCTGCCGATTTATCTTCGCTACCTCAGTTATCTGCAGCAAGTAGGGGTGGCAACCGTTTCCTCCGGGCAAATGGGCAAGAATCTGGATGTCAATCCGGCGCAAATCCGCAAAGATCTGGCCGCGTTCGGGGACTTTGGCAAGAAGGGCATCGGCTACGATGTCCATTACCTCGTGGAAAACATTCGCCAAATCCTCAAGCTGACGGATGAAATTCGGGTCGTGCTGGTAGGTGCCGGGCATTTGGGTCATGCCATCAGCAATTACAACGCTTATTTGAAGGATAACATGCGGATTGCGGCTATCTTTGACTGCGATCCCCAAAAGCTGGGAAAACAAGTGGCGGGTATTTCGATCCAGCCTCTGGAAGAGCTGGAACAGACGATCGCAGAAAAGCAGATCAAGCTGGCGATCATCACGGTACCTGCCCCGGCAGCGCAATCCGTATGTGATCAGTTGACTAAAGCGGGGATCAAAGGAATCCTGAATTTCGCCCCAACCACGATACGCGCTCCCAAGGACGTGCGTATCCACTACGCGGATGTGACATCCAATTTGCAAAGCCTGGCTTATTACTTATCGTAA
- a CDS encoding amidohydrolase, which yields MKKTILIHATVITVNEANEVIHDGAVAFEGDKITYVGPTPEDLSDAGYDEVIDQKGDYILPGLINTHGHAGMSLLRGYADDLPLQQWLEDKMWPLEAQFTSDHVKWGTQLSLIEMIRTGTTTFVDMYDHMDEVAKAVHAAGMRARLCRGMIGLCSEEERKAKLQDATLFAKEWHGQADGRITVMMAPHAPYTCDPSFITQIIEKADELSLPLHIHMSETAWEVGQNERDYGLRPVAHLEKLGMFKRPTLVAHAVHLTDEEIDILANYQVRVSHNVVSNLKLASGVAPVPKMLAKGVSVSLGTDSSASNNNLNLFEELKLAAILHKGVNYDPVAVPAEEALRMATRYGADGVFQSESLGSIEVGKQADLIVMDSHQAHFHPAHEPISHVVYAANGRDVKDTIVAGKYLMRNHQLLTLDEERAIYEANRMFQMLKR from the coding sequence ATGAAAAAAACCATCCTGATCCATGCAACAGTCATTACCGTAAACGAGGCAAACGAAGTCATCCACGATGGTGCCGTCGCGTTCGAGGGCGACAAGATTACGTACGTCGGGCCGACTCCGGAAGACCTCTCCGACGCAGGGTACGACGAAGTCATCGACCAAAAAGGCGATTACATCCTTCCGGGGTTGATCAATACGCATGGCCACGCCGGCATGTCGCTCCTGCGGGGATACGCGGACGATTTGCCGTTGCAGCAATGGCTGGAGGACAAAATGTGGCCGCTGGAAGCCCAATTTACGAGCGACCATGTGAAATGGGGCACCCAGCTGTCGCTGATTGAGATGATCCGCACCGGTACGACGACTTTCGTGGATATGTACGACCATATGGACGAGGTAGCGAAAGCGGTCCATGCGGCTGGCATGCGCGCTCGCCTCTGCCGGGGAATGATCGGCTTGTGCTCGGAGGAGGAGCGCAAAGCCAAACTGCAGGATGCGACCCTGTTCGCAAAAGAATGGCATGGTCAGGCGGACGGCCGCATCACTGTCATGATGGCTCCGCATGCCCCTTATACATGCGACCCGTCCTTCATTACCCAAATCATTGAGAAAGCCGACGAACTCTCGTTGCCTCTGCACATCCACATGTCGGAAACGGCCTGGGAAGTAGGGCAGAACGAGCGCGATTACGGACTGCGTCCCGTGGCACACCTGGAAAAGCTGGGAATGTTTAAGCGTCCTACACTCGTCGCGCATGCCGTGCATCTGACGGATGAAGAGATTGATATCTTGGCAAACTATCAAGTAAGAGTTTCTCATAACGTCGTGAGCAACTTGAAGCTGGCAAGCGGCGTGGCGCCCGTGCCGAAAATGCTGGCGAAAGGCGTAAGCGTCTCTCTGGGAACGGACAGTTCTGCCAGCAACAACAACCTGAACCTGTTTGAGGAATTGAAATTGGCCGCGATCCTGCACAAGGGCGTAAACTACGATCCGGTAGCAGTTCCAGCGGAGGAAGCCTTGCGCATGGCGACCCGCTACGGCGCAGATGGTGTCTTCCAGTCCGAGTCGTTGGGTTCCATTGAAGTAGGAAAACAGGCGGACCTGATTGTCATGGACAGCCATCAGGCCCACTTCCATCCGGCACACGAACCGATTTCTCACGTGGTTTACGCAGCGAACGGCAGGGATGTGAAGGACACGATCGTCGCCGGCAAATACTTGATGCGCAATCACCAGCTGCTGACGCTGGATGAAGAACGGGCGATTTACGAAGCAAACCGCATGTTCCAAATGCTGAAACGGTAA
- a CDS encoding DUF5590 domain-containing protein: MPVRMIVGALVFVLIVGAGFAYHLTSTVVGKRSDFDEQVMKWVQERTTISQVDSIDEYRGKQSYAVVLGKNQVGTPVVAWLTDKTAAFDRMDRAVPQKNVEAAVLKGFPGAKILHIVPGLDNDQRFWEVTLQDKDGRYRYLHYDLFHGGLLASYVLASGS, from the coding sequence GTGCCTGTAAGAATGATCGTGGGAGCACTCGTTTTTGTGTTGATTGTAGGGGCGGGTTTTGCTTACCATTTGACCTCCACGGTCGTGGGGAAAAGAAGCGACTTTGATGAACAAGTGATGAAATGGGTGCAGGAACGGACGACAATCAGCCAAGTGGACTCGATCGATGAGTACAGAGGCAAGCAAAGCTACGCGGTCGTATTGGGCAAAAACCAGGTGGGCACACCTGTCGTCGCGTGGCTGACGGACAAGACCGCTGCATTCGACCGCATGGATCGCGCTGTTCCGCAGAAAAATGTGGAGGCCGCCGTGCTTAAGGGATTTCCCGGAGCCAAAATCTTGCACATCGTTCCCGGATTGGATAATGACCAACGTTTTTGGGAAGTGACGCTGCAGGACAAGGACGGGCGTTATCGCTATCTGCATTACGACTTGTTCCATGGAGGTTTGTTGGCCTCGTACGTTTTGGCGTCTGGTTCCTGA